A single Vanacampus margaritifer isolate UIUO_Vmar chromosome 7, RoL_Vmar_1.0, whole genome shotgun sequence DNA region contains:
- the cp110 gene encoding uncharacterized protein cp110 has product MEDYDTFVRNRLTQLRNKDEEHKKPASSAIRFYGAPILPPVLTDTRREEMQRHKVEAAQKDALSRRLKDNQRFAYVQSILHSVQIRHSPTLDDLLEELKFTPKSLESSKSSESSQPSINTVAEMNSPRIRSLSSTINSASFTSHVIPQPSHKVGCLVEHRGNQQSSEPSFNTANHCAASLGRETSAIVENTTSHSQSLDVRSVGPQETNNTTDYLLHKTSKAISNIPDIISYPPIDGEELERSGLESSFCHAFIGMNDSCCAAFQENSIGSDNFPGGTSENIKMKSAESQDDLPSSTGLNMKEGQTIKQVMEVPVPSLHNCSASNIPELPQTQSIDCSSADQLNQSNPENTEWVYTLEPQAQSQTPNRPSLQDLLRKSQEYREQQRLLRNQAKNARIQEKTQEQPQVEEKSLSDKENNEFYYKATEGRKTKEKRFVKTVNTTCKKSNEKNLNFPGEVISKKTNRDLERVSEHITLSHPQLLSQSQTQNVYHMNNDQTTTDPFTYLEDLGTHHSIPVPNFCLSPVYTKSSSNIPDEGDNFMGKVLISSSYHESHKSNEAPNLGPQGDVPNITVQSSQHINQLESGLSSLKDLISDLGLSLKEIEGKWEDRPDGSSGASNRQSLEPCRNLFENTDEQNSSKDNSRSILQDEDNEVVNLAEISLVNTLTLQGKINEEAFNVSSRQLEGSRKQQPPAKCVLSVAKWMPIPHVSDPASSHDVSIQLDSNSHHTERKQDSHIVLAVSQSLDGDMPSEMRLLDDSDSEEDSSDHLVQAKELTPESVAGIEGTSSKVKRRLLMHVTDNLDMTETPSIEDLTEVKSSYSASRVASPASERFAEELKEVHVAQVRALQEEHRRQQEELCQALAARYSLLQSSSFPCSLSGSHLGDTVTFSKLSQPPSSGLDRCRPLLLAAVKGYLTRRLLRTERVAQLARTIGDTKQFLQAFQLSQHRGDICSKQDRLLQQRVALQLRAARYEIYDIFFSLSVAERMQLISLDRELTRERVLRRQMEQISCPKGRSALSAATQKSLQRKRGILIQRKVSERHRGVVTTEHKTGFASEQPLETKRVRLRTKPARISQRFYSCRPR; this is encoded by the exons ATGGAGGACTACGATACGTTTGTCCGGAATCGTCTGACGCAGCTGCGGAACAAAGATGAGGAGCACAAAAAGCCTGCGTCTTCTGCCATTCGCTTCTATGGAGCGCCCATCCTGCCACCCGTG CTCACAGATACACGGAGAGAGGAAATGCAGCGGCACAAAGTGGAAGCGGCGCAAAAAGATGCGCTCAGTCGAAGGTTGAAGGACAATCAAAGATTTGCATATGTGCAATCGATTCTACACAGCGTTCAG ATAAGGCATTCACCAACATTGGATGACTTACTTGAGGAATTGAAGTTCACCCCAAAATCTTTGGAGTCCTCAAAGTCCAGTGAATCTAGTCAGCCAAGTATAAATACTGTGGCAGAAATGAATAGTCCACGCATTCGTTCGTTGTCATCAACAATAAACAGTGCCTCTTTCACCTCTCATGTGATTCCTCAACCAAGTCACAAGGTAGGGTGCCTTGTTGAGCATCGTGGAAACCAGCAATCCTCTGAACCCAGCTTTAATACTGCCAATCACTGCGCTGCATCTTTGGGCCGTGAGACTTCTGCAATTGTGGAAAACACCACCAGTCATTCACAAAGTCTTGACGTAAGGAGTGTTGGCCCACAAGAAACGAATAATACAACTGACTATTTGCTTCACAAAACCTCAAAGGCAATTTCCAATATACCGGATATTATTAGCTACCCTCCCATAGATGGAGAGGAATTGGAGAGAAGTGGACTGGAGTCGTCCTTCTGTCATGCtttcataggaatgaatgacagCTGTTGTGCTGCGTTTCAAGAGAATTCCATTGGAAGTGATAATTTCCCTGGAGGGACaagtgaaaatattaaaatgaaaagtgCTGAGAGTCAAGATGATCTTCCCTCTTCTACTGGACTTAACATGAAGGAAGGCCAAACAATTAAGCAAGTGATGGAGGTCCCTGTCCCCTCTTTGCACAACTGTAGCGCTTCAAACATTCCTGAGTTACCTCAAACACAAAGCATTGATTGTTCATCTGCTGATCAGCTTAATCAGAGCAACCCAGAAAATACAGAATGGGTGTACACACTGGAACCCCAAGCACAATCACAGACTCCTAATCGTCCAAGCCTCCAGGACCTGCTGAGGAAATCTCAGGAGTACCGCGAGCAACAGCGCTTGCTTAGGAACCAAGCCAAAAATGCTAGAATCCAGGAGAAAACACAAGAACAACCACAAGTGGAGGAGAAGAGCCTGTCTGATAAGGAGAACAATGAGTTTTACTACAAAGCCACAGAGGGGAGAAAAACTAAAGAGAAGAGGTTTGTCAAAACGGTGAATACTACCTGCAAAAAatccaatgaaaaaaatctaaattttccAGGTGAGGTGATCAGCAAAAAGACAAACCGTGATCTCGAAAGAGTATCGGAACATATCACCCTTTCTCACCCACAGCTCTTGTCGCAATCccaaactcaaaatgtctaccaCATGAACAATGATCAGACAACCACAGACCCATTTACTTATCTGGAAGACCTTGGAACCCATCACTCCATCCCAGTGCCTAATTTCTGCCTGAGTCCTGTTTACACTAAGAGCTCAAGTAATATACCAGATGAAGGAGACAACTTCATGGGGAAAGTTTTGATTAGCTCAAGCTATCATGAAAGCCACAAGTCTAATGAAGCACCTAATCTGGGACCACAAGGTGATGTACCAAATATTACAGTCCAGAGTTCACAGCACATAAACCAGCTCGAGTCCGGCCTGTCCAGCTTAAAAGACCTGATCTCTGATCTGGGGTTATCCCTCAAGGAAATTGAAGGGAAATGGGAGGATCGGCCTGATGGGAGCAGTGGGGCTTCAAATCGACAATCACTTGAGCCTTGCAGAAACCTGTTCGAAAACACAGATgaacaaaacagcagcaaagACAACAGTCGGTCAATCTTGCAGGATGAAGACAACGAGGTTGTTAATTTAGCAGAGATCAGTCTGGTCAACACCCTGACCCTTCAGGGCAAAATCAATGAAGAAGCATTCAACGTGAGTTCTCGACAGCTCGAGGGAAGCAGGAAGCAACAGCCACCGGCTAAATGTGTGCTCTCTGTAGCCAAGTGGATGCCAATTCCTCATGTTTCAGATCCCGCATCTTCACATGATGTGTCAATACAGTTGGACAGCAATTCACATCATACAGAAAGAAAGCAGGACAGTCATATTGTGCTGGCTGTCAGCCAATCGTTGGATGGGGACATGCCATCTGAAATGAGGCTCCTTGATGATTCAGATTCTGAAGAGGACTCAAGTGACCACTTGGTCCAAGCGAAGGAACTGACCCCCGAGAGTGTGGCAGGTATTGAGGGCACGTCATCCAAGGTCAAACGGAGACTGCTCATGCATGTGACAGACAACCTGGACATGACTGAAACACCCAGCATTGAAGACTTGACAGAGGTCAAATCCAGCTACAGTGCTTCAAGAG TGGCTTCACCGGCGAGTGAGCGTTTTGCAGAGGAACTAAAAGAGGTCCACGTTGCTCAGGTCAGAGCCCTGCAAGAAGAGCACAGGAGACAGCAGGAAGAACTGTGCCAG GCACTCGCAGCGCGGTACTCCCTGCTCCAGAGCTCGTCCTTCCCGTGCTCCCTGTCAGGCTCTCATCTTGGAGACACGGTGACATTCTCAAAGCTCTCTCAG CCCCCCAGCTCTGGCCTAGACCGCTGCCGCCCCCTGCTGTTAGCTGCCGTCAAGGGCTATCTGACGCGCAGGCTGCTCAGGACTGAGAGAGTGGCGCAGCTGGCCCGCACCATTGGG gACACAAAGCAATTCCTGCAGGCTTTCCAGCTGTCTCAGCACAGAGGGGATATCTGTAGCAAACAGGATCGTTTATTGCAGCAGAGAGTCGCTCTGCAG CTGCGAGCGGCGCGTTACGAAATATACGATATCTTCTTCTCTCTGTCAGTGGCGGAAAGGATGCAGCTGATTAGTTTGGACAGAGAGCTGACCAGGGAGAGAGTGCTTAGACGACAG ATGGAGCAGATAAGCTGCCCAAAAGGAAGGAGCGCTCTGTCTGCTGCGACACAAAAGTCACTCCAGAGGAAAAGAGGCATCTT GATCCAgaggaaggtgtcagaaagacACAGAGGAGTTGTGACAACTGAACACAAGACAGGATTCGCTAGCGAACAGCCGCTTGAAACCAAGCGAGTGCGGTTGAGAACAAAGCCTGCAAGGATCTCTCAGAGATTTTACTCCTGCAGACCCCGATGA